In the Malus domestica chromosome 16, GDT2T_hap1 genome, one interval contains:
- the LOC103402965 gene encoding DExH-box ATP-dependent RNA helicase DExH15 chloroplastic yields MDTLSILTPSDIFTRLLPLSRASHPLPRHPTKTLGFCSPKPPPAHSPTSPRFRVRFQRPSSAFPAKSQLYDADEEEEEDEYEEEEEDDEDVAADEYDDVTGDMSDGLEQSDDEIESSVADAEPSTRPEEFKWQRVEKLCGEVKVFGEEMIDDHELASIYDFRIDKFQRLAIQAFLRGSSVVVSAPTSSGKTLIAEAAAVATVARRRRLFYTTPLKALSNQKFREFRETFGDDNVGLLTGDSAVNKDAQVLVMTTEILRNMLYQSVGMASSGDGLFHVDVIVLDEVHYLSDMYRGTVWEEIVIYCPKKVQLICLSATVANPDELAGWIGQIHGKTELVTSSKRPVPLTWHFSTKTSLLHLLDKTGKHMNRRLSVDYLQLNASGTKSYKDDGSRRRGSRRRGNEMSYDDSNGNMSRRPLSKNDINLIHRSQVPQITDTLWQLKTRDMLPAIWFIFSRKGCDAAVQYVQDITLLDDCEKSEVELALKRFRIKYPDAIRETAVKGLLHGVAAHHAGCLPLWKSFIEELFQRGLVKVVFATETLAAGINMPARTAIIASLSKRGDTGRVQLSPNELFQMAGRAGRRGIDEKGHVVLVQSPYEGAEAGCKIVFAGLEPLVSQFTASYGMVLNLLAGAKVTHRSNEPDDTEASLSGRTLEEARKLVEQSFGNYVGSNVMIAAKEELTRIQKEIETLSSEISDEAIDRRSRKILSGPAYKEIADLQEELRAEKRLRTELRRRMESQKMSSLRPLLEEFENGQLPFLCLQYKDSEGVQQSIPAVYLGKVDTVNNSKLKHLVSVDDSFALNAVACEFEPNVVFEPSYYVALGSDNSWYLFTEKWIKTVYKTGFPNVALALGDALPREIMSTLLDKTELKWEKLAESELGGFWNMEGSLETWSWSLNVPVLNSLSEHDELLHKSEAYNEAVERYKDQRNKVSRLKKKISRTQGFREYKKIVDMAKFTEEKIKRLKSRARRLTNRIEQIEPSGWKEFLQISNVIHETRALDINTHVIFPLGVTAAAIRGENELWLAMVLRNKILIGLKPPELAAVCASLVSEGIKVRPWKNNSYIFEPSSKVVDVVSFLDHQRSSFLELQEKHGVNKPCYLDTQFSGMVEAWVSGLTWREIMMDCAMDEGDLARLLRRTIDLLAQIPKLPDIDPLLQSNAKTASNIMDRPPISELAG; encoded by the exons ATGGACACTCTCTCCATCCTCACACCCTCCGACATCTTCACGCGCCTCCTTCCTCTCAGCCGCGCTTCCCATCCCCTCCCCCGCCACCCCACCAAAACCCTAGGGTTTTGCTCCCCCAAACCACCTCCCGCGCACTCTCCGACCTCACCGCGATTCCGAGTCAGATTCCAGCGCCCGAGCTCCGCCTTCCCCGCCAAATCTCAGCTCTACGATGCCgatgaagaagaggaggaagacgagtacgaagaggaggaggaggacgacgagGACGTTGCCGCGGATGAGTACGACGACGTTACTGGGGACATGTCGGACGGACTCGAGCAGAGCGACGACGAAATTGAGAGTTCGGTGGCTGACGCAGAGCCGTCGACTCGGCCGGAGGAGTTCAAGTGGCAGAGAGTGGAGAAGCTCTGCGGCGAAGTCAAAGTGTTCGGCGAGGAAATGATAGATGACCACGAGCTCGCTTCTATCTACGATTTCCGAATCGATAAGTTTCAG AGATTAGCGATACAAGCGTTCTTGAGAGGTTCGTCGGTGGTGGTATCGGCGCCGACGAGCAGTGGAAAGACTTTGATAGCGGAAGCTGCCGCCGTCGCAACGGTGGCTAGGCGGAGGAGGTTGTTCTACACGACTCCACTTAAGGCCTTGTCCAATCAGAAGTTTCGGGAATTTCG TGAGACTTTTGGCGATGACAATGTCGGCCTTCTCACTGGAGATTCTGCGGTAAATAAAGATGCTCAGGTTTTAGTTATGACCACTGAGATCTTGCGCAACATGTTGTATCAGAG TGTGGGAATGGCTTCTTCTGGGGACGGACTTTTTCACGTAGATGTCATTGTCTTGGATGAAGTTCATTATCTGAGTGACATGTATCGGGGTACAGTGTGGGAAGAAATC GTTATATATTGCCCGAAAAAAGTTCAACTCATATGTTTGTCAGCAACAGTAGCAAACCCAGATGAATTGGCTGGTTGGATTGGTCAG ATTCATGGTAAAACTGAATTGGTAACTTCATCAAAGCGTCCAGTACCATTGACTTGGCATTTCTCGACAAAGACTTCTTTGTTGCATCTTCTTGACAAGACGGGAAAACACATGAATAG GAGGTTGTCAGTCGATTATCTTCAACTCAATGCTTCAGGAACAAAATCTTACAAAGACGATGGCTCTAGAAGGAGGGGCTCAAGAAGACGTGGAAATGAGATGAGTTATGATGACAGTAATGGTAACATGTCTAGACGACCACTGTCAAAGAATGACATCAACTTAATACACCGTTCGCAA GTACCTCAAATTACCGATACATTATGGCAACTTAAGACTCGGGATATGCTTCCAGCAATATGGTTTATTTTTAGTAGGAAAGGATGTGATGCTGCTGTTCAGTATGTTCAAGATATCACGCTCTTGGATGACTGTGAGAAGAGTGAGGTTGAATTAGCCTTGAAGAGGTTCCGCATCAAGTATCCTGATGCTATCAGGGAGACTGCTGTGAAAGGTTTACTGCATGGGGTTGCTGCGCATCATGCTGGCTGTCTACCTTTATGGAAATCATTCATAGAAGAGCTGTTTCAGCGGGGGCTTGTTAAGGTCGTCTTTGCAACAGAAACACTTGCTGCAGGAATCAATATGCCTGCTAGGACAGCCATTATTGCATCCCTCAGCAAAAGAGGTGACACTGGACGTGTCCAATTAAGTCCAAACGAACTGTTTCAAATGGCTGGGCGTGCTGGACGTAGAGGCATTGATGAAAAGGGTCATGTAGTGCTTGTTCAAAGTCCTTATGAAGGCGCTGAAGCAGGTTGCAAGATTGTTTTTGCTGGACTTGAACCTTTGGTCTCGCAGTTTACAGCTTCATATGGAATGGTGCTGAATCTACTTGCTGGTGCAAAAGTTACTCATAGATCAAATGAACCAGATGACACTGAAGCCTCCCTATCAGGGCGAACTTTGGAAGAAGCTAGAAAGTTAGTTGAGCAAAGTTTCGGAAACTATGTTGGCAGCAATGTTATGATTGCCGCAAAAGAGGAGCTTACTAGAATTCAAAAAGAGATTGAGACACTGTCTTCAGAGATTAGCGATGAAGCAATTGATAGAAGGAGTAGGAAGATATTATCTGGACCAGCATATAAGGAGATTGCAGATCTACAAGAGGAATTAAGAGCAGAGAAACGACTGAGGACCGAACTTCGAAGAAGAATGGAATCTCAAAAAATGTCTTCACTACGACCGTTGTTAGAGGAGTTTGAAAACGGACAATTACCCTTTTTGTGCTTGCAGTACAAGGATTCTGAAGGAGTTCAACAGTCTATCCCGGCTGTTTATTTGGGGAAAGTTGACACGGTCAACAATTCAAAGCTCAAGCACTTGGTTTCTGTTGATGATTCATTTGCATTAAATGCAGTGGCCTGTGAGTTTGAACCAAATGTGGTTTTCGAACCATCATATTACGTGGCTCTTGGTTCAGATAATTCCTGGTATTTGTTTACAGAAAAGTGGATTAAAACAGTTTATAAGACGGGTTTCCCAAACGTTGCTTTAGCGCTAGGAGATGCTTTGCCTCGGGAAATTATGAGCACGCTTCTGGATAAGACGGAGCTGAAGTGGGAGAAGCTTGCCGAGTCTGAACTTGGCGGTTTTTGGAACATGGAAGGATCTCTTGAGACATGGTCTTGGAGTTTGAATGTTCCAGTCTTGAATAGTCTTTCTGAACATGACGAGCTTTTGCATAAGTCAGAAGCATACAATGAAGCAGTAGAACGTTACAAAGATCAAAGAAACAAGGTTTCACGTCTGAAGAAGAAGATCTCGCGTACGCAAGGCTTCAGAGAATACAAGAAAATTGTTGACATGGCCAAGTTTACGGAGGAAAAGATTAAAAGATTAAAGAGTAGAGCAAGGCGTTTGACTAATCGAATAGAGCAAATTGAGCCCTCCGGTTGGAAGGAGTTCTTGCAGATCAGCAATGTCATACACGAGACTCGAGCATTGGATATCAATACCCATGTCATATTTCCACTTGGTGTAACAGCAGCTGCCATTCGGGGAGAAAACGAACTCTGGCTTGCCATGGTTCTTCGAAACAAAATCTTAATAGGTTTGAAGCCCCCAGAACTTGCTGCCGTCTGCGCAAGTTTAGTATCCGAAGGGATCAAAGTTCGTCCTTGGAAGAACAACAGCTACATATTCGAACCTTCGAGTAAAGTAGTCGACGTGGTCAGCTTCTTGGATCATCAGAGAAGCTCTTTTCTTGAGCTTCAAGAAAAACATGGGGTAAATAAACCTTGCTATTTGGACACACAGTTTTCAGGTATGGTTGAAGCCTGGGTTTCTGGGTTGACTTGGAGGGAAATCATGATGGACTGCGCGATGGACGAGGGTGATTTAGCCCGCCTCCTACGGCGAACCATCGATCTGCTGGCGCAAATTCCCAAGTTGCCGGATATTGATCCGCTACTGCAGAGTAATGCAAAGACGGCGTCAAATATTATGGACCGTCCTCCAATTAGTGAGCTGGCTGGATGA